A DNA window from Naumovozyma dairenensis CBS 421 chromosome 10, complete genome contains the following coding sequences:
- the ARO1 gene encoding pentafunctional protein ARO1p (similar to Saccharomyces cerevisiae ARO1 (YDR127W); ancestral locus Anc_8.287): MVPLAKVSILGKENIHVGYDIHEHIIDTILSQCVSSTYVIVNDTNLSKVPYYQDFVAEFQSKLSSESRLLNYVIQPGEASKTRETKAEIEDYLLLKGCTRDTVMIALGGGVIGDMIGFVAATFMRGIRVVQIPTSLLSMVDSSIGGKTAVDTPLGKNFIGAFWQPEFVLVDIKWLQSLQRREFINGMAEVIKTASIWNAEEFARLENNASMFLDVVNASKLIKVANSVTGEIDEISHTEIQKILEHTYKLVLESIKVKAEVVSSDERESSLRNLLNFGHTIGHAYEAILTPQALHGECVSFGMIKEAELSRYWGILSPTQVARLSKILSSYGLPISPEEKWFKDLTLNKETKLNVLLEKMSVDKKNDGSKKKVVILESIGKCYGQSAQYVSDDDLRFVLTDEVLVYPFDAKSNDKETIVIPPGSKSISNRALILAALGEGTCKVSNLLHSDDTKFMLEAIQSLNGASISTEDNGETIVIEGHGGKTLTAYPNPLYLGNAGTASRFLTTVAALVNSSKDQDYIVLTGNARMQQRPIGPLVDSLRANGTKVEYLKSEGCLPLKVFTNSTFKGGRIELAATVSSQYVSSILMCAPYAEEPVTLSLTGGKPISILYVDMTIKMMEKFGIKVEKSETEPYTYHIPKGTYKNPSEYVIESDASSATYPLAFAAMTGTTVTVPNIGSESLQGDARFARDVLQPMGCTVKQTGTSTTVTGPAIGSLKPLKHVDMEPMTDAFLTACVVAAISHGESDAQDDNTTTIEGIANQRVKECNRIEAMATELAKFGVKTTELPDGIQVHGLNNIADLKQPKEAIYPYDDHRVAMSFSLLAGMVNATSSSDSVTPVRILERHCTGKTWPGWWDVLHTKLGAKLDGCESEK; this comes from the coding sequence atggTTCCCTTAGCAAAAGTATCCATCCTGGGCAAGGAAAACATCCACGTCGGTTACGATATTCACGAACATATAATCGATACCATACTCAGCCAATGTGTGTCCTCCACCTATGTTATCGTCAACGACACCAATCTTAGCAAAGTTCCCTATTACCAGGACTTCGTTGCAGAATTCCAATCCAAACTATCCTCTGAATCACGTCTCTTAAACTACGTAATCCAACCAGGTGAAGCAAGTAAAACCAGAGAAACGAAAGCGgaaattgaagattatTTACTCTTGAAAGGATGCACTCGTGACACCGTAATGATCGCATTAGGTGGGGGTGTCATAGGTGACATGATTGGGTTCGTCGCTGCTACGTTCATGCGTGGTATTAGAGTAGTACAAATCCCTACTTCGTTATTGTCAATGGTCGATTCCTCAATTGGTGGGAAGACCGCTGTGGATACTCCATTGGGGAAGAACTTTATTGGTGCATTTTGGCAACCGGAGTTTGTTTTAGTGGATATTAAATGGTTACAAAGTTTACAAAGAAGGGAGTTCATTAATGGGATGGCTGAAGTCATCAAGACTGCCTCTATATGGAATGCAGAGGAGTTTGCTCGATTGGAAAATAACGCATCTATGTTTTTGGATGTCGTTAACGCATCTAAATTGATTAAGGTCGCTAATAGCGTTACAGGTGAAATTGACGAAATTTCTCATACggaaattcaaaaaatactAGAACATACCTATAAGTTAGTATTGGAAAGTATTAAAGTGAAAGCAGAAGTTGTGTCTTCTGACGAAAGGGAATCAAGTTTAAGAAACTTATTGAATTTCGGTCATACCATTGGTCATGCTTACGAAGCTATTTTGACTCCACAAGCTTTACATGGTGAATGTGTCTCATTCGGTATGATTAAAGAAGCGGAACTATCTCGTTATTGGGGTATTCTATCTCCAACTCAAGTGGCCCGTCTTTCCAAAATCTTATCTTCTTATGGTCTTCCAATTTCCCCAGAGGAAAAATGGTTCAAAGATTTGactttaaataaagaaactaaATTGAATGTTTTACTTGAAAAAATGAGTGTCGACAAGAAAAATGATGGTTCTAAGAAGAAAGTCGtcattttggaaagtaTAGGTAAGTGCTACGGTCAATCTGCTCAATACGTGTCAGATGACGATTTAAGGTTTGTCCTTACTGATGAAGTTTTAGTTTACCCATTCGATGCAAAATCTAATGACAAGGAAACGATTGTTATCCCACCTGGTTCTAAATCAATCTCAAACCGTGCGTTGATCTTGGCCGCCTTGGGTGAAGGTACTTGTAAGGTCAGCAATTTATTACATTCAGACGATACTAAATTTATGTTAGAAGCTATTCAAAGCTTAAACGGTGCATCCATCTCCACTGAAGATAACGGTGAAACCATCGTCATTGAAGGTCATGGTGGTAAAACTTTAACTGCTTATCCAAATCCATTGTACTTGGGTAATGCCGGTACTGCATCAAGATTTTTAACTACAGTTGCCGCATTAGTTAACTCTTCTAAGGATCAAGATTATATCGTTTTGACTGGTAATGCTAGAATGCAACAGAGACCAATTGGTCCCTTAGTCGACTCGTTACGTGCCAATGGTACCAAAGtggaatatttgaaatccGAAGGTTGTTTACCATTAAAAGTTTTCACCAATTCCACATTCAAAGGTGGTAGAATCGAATTAGCTGCCACCGTTTCCTCTCAATATGTTTCTTCCATTTTAATGTGTGCTCCATATGCAGAAGAACCTGTCACTTTATCATTAACCGGTGGTAAaccaatttcaattttatatGTTGACATGACCATCAAGATGATGGAAAAATTCGGTATTAAAGTGGAAAAATCTGAAACTGAACCATATACCTACCATATTCCAAAGGGCACTTACAAAAATCCATCAGAATATGTCATTGAAAGTGATGCATCAAGCGCCACTTATCCATTAGCCTTTGCTGCAATGACTGGTACTACAGTCACTGTTCCAAATATTGGCTCTGAATCCTTACAAGGTGACGCAAGATTTGCTCGTGATGTATTACAACCAATGGGTTGTACGGTGAAACAAACCGGTACCTCTACTACAGTTACCGGTCCAGCCATTGGATCTTTGAAACCATTAAAACATGTTGATATGGAACCAATGACAGATGCATTCTTGACTGCATGTGTAGTTGCTGCAATTTCTCACGGTGAATCAGATGCTCAAGACGATAATACAACTACAATCGAGGGTATTGCCAACCAACGTGTGAAAGAATGTAATAGAATTGAAGCTATGGCAACAGAATTGGCCAAATTCGGTGTGAAAACTACAGAATTACCAGACGGTATTCAAGTCCATggtttaaataatattgcTGACTTGAAACAACCAAAGGAAGCTATCTATCCATATGATGATCATCGTGTTGCAATGAGCTTCTCATTGCTTGCAGGTATGGTCAATGCGACATCGTCGAGCGATTCAGTTACACCAGTTAGAATACTAGAAAGACATTGTACTGGTAAAACATGGCCAGGGTGGTGGGATGTCTTGCACACTAAATTAGGTGCCAAACTAGATGGTTGTGAATCTGAAAAATGA
- the RGP1 gene encoding Rgp1p (similar to Saccharomyces cerevisiae RGP1 (YDR137W); ancestral locus Anc_8.304), with protein MHSHRIDSFLISDNLRLEIVHELNPYFAGEHISMVFRLRHLGKLQEYNNIKSRVTELEASLKKYHEEQERQQELLEKNKNDQRWSMKSFISAFKKDRKDAHGSIETKSEGPREPPKIAIEEPTDDETNEAHTETPREGLDHCPNTKAKDDCEPPTEIDPSIETKQNKLDPALTERLIEQLHRQKSFHNPIDLISAYVQISGIFQFDPNVINESNFEPLESKIVGVDALSSRYNSHKTNDKTNDKLSPYFNSNFNTITNGLLSFDYKHSDSLNGTSVNAVLDLGNIQNIPEKIKQFPILLIPQTLLFSEIFLEPGEVKTFYFKSSKLPKDLCPTYTSSRNISLNYSMEFGTTRINNDDMIPYVVQVPIQIAPFINEKGYQYTSVINKKPYILKAGSIKEVRRAQNKRKISTASTVSFSGRRNSSLKGSSISDNHENIGKVTQNFIKLVEMNQNGMKHIEELVDLQLEVQFPSENDNSENENNITKEEMEFLDKHTYSVKNNISSLKLSAASFNMDTDINNNGGDDNSNPQTVENKATSLQPQLLNLQKKYLISKNGHLLARLTFPKLFFTTSDDIDLIVTLVSNPESKKKVTAITVALESFELINPKYNVKSLGDSPVPKRERICESHAICFDGCDSVPFKLVIPKTPMSQLPTQFKTDIFQFKWTLSLKFVLVDGKENVIQQKFYEDKKGALFHSNETVEGEFFQCHVPIILLPSSTVFWWVVEQDSNSI; from the coding sequence ATGCATTCACATAGAATTGATTCATTTCTGATATCAGATAATCTCAGACTAGAAATAGTTCATGAATTGAATCCATATTTCGCAGGAGAACATATTTCTATGGTCTTCAGATTAAGACATTTAGGAAAATTACAAGAGTATAACAATATTAAATCAAGGGTTACTGAATTGGAAGCAAGTTTGAAGAAATACCACGAGGAACAAGAAAGACAACAGGAATTGttagagaaaaataaaaatgatcaACGGTGGTCAATGAAGTCTTTCATTAGTGCATTCAAGAAAGATAGAAAAGATGCACATGGTTCAATTGAAACTAAAAGTGAAGGGCCTAGGGAACCGCCAAAGATAGCCATCGAGGAACCcactgatgatgaaaccAATGAAGCCCATACCGAAACACCTAGGGAAGGTCTCGACCACTGTCCTAATACGAAAGCCAAGGATGATTGTGAACCACCAACTGAAATTGACCCTTCCATAGAAACGAAACAAAATAAGTTAGATCCTGCTTTAACTGAGAGGCTTATAGAACAACTCCATAGGCAGAAGTCATTCCATAATCCAATAGATTTGATTTCTGCATATGTACAGATATCTGGTATTTTCCAGTTTGATCCGAATGtaattaatgaatctaATTTCGAACCACTCGAATCTAAAATTGTAGGCGTAGATGCATTATCGTCGAGGTACAATAGCCATAAAACTAATGACAAGACTAATGATAAACTGTCACCTTACttcaattccaattttaACACAATAACTAATGGCCTTTTGTCCTTTGATTACAAACATTCCGATTCCTTAAATGGGACAAGCGTTAATGCGGTATTAGATTTAGGAAATATACAAAATATACCAGAGAAAATTAAGCAATTCcctatattattaataccACAAACTTTACTATTTTCCGAGATATTCTTGGAGCCTGGTGAAGTGAAAACTTTTTACTTTAAATCTTCCAAATTACCAAAGGATCTTTGTCCCACATATACCTCTTCCagaaatatatctttaaacTATTCTATGGAATTTGGAACCACAAGAATAAACAATGATGACATGATCCCCTATGTAGTGCAAGTACCGATTCAAATTGCTCCctttattaatgaaaaaggGTATCAATATACATCAGTGATAAATAAGAAACCTTATATCTTAAAAGCTGGATCTATTAAAGAGGTACGAAGAGCACAAAATAAACGTAAAATATCCACTGCTTCAACTGTGTCGTTCAGTGGTAGAAGAAATTCATCTTTGAAGggatcatcaatatcagaTAATCATGAAAATATTGGGAAAGTTACccaaaattttattaaattagtGGAAATGAATCAAAATGGTATGAAGCATATCGAGGAATTAGTAGACTTACAATTGGAAGTTCAATTTCCTtcagaaaatgataattctgaaaatgaaaacaatataacgaaagaagaaatggaaTTTTTAGATAAGCATACATATTCtgtgaaaaataatatttcttcattgaaaCTTAGTGCTGCCTCATTCAATATGGATAcagatattaataataatggtggTGATGATAATAGTAACCCTCAGACAGTGGAGAATAAAGCAACTTCCCTACAACCGCAGCTGTtgaatttacaaaaaaaatacctCATTAGTAAGAATGGTCACTTACTAGCAAGACTAACATTTCCAAAACTTTTCTTCACTACATCTGATGATATCGATTTAATAGTTACATTAGTTAGCAATCCAGAATCCAAGAAGAAAGTGACTGCTATAACAGTAGCTTTGGAATCATTCGAGTTAATAAACCCTAAATACAATGTAAAATCTCTAGGAGATTCCCCGGTACcgaaaagagaaagaatTTGTGAATCACATGCAATATGTTTTGATGGTTGTGATTCTGTTCCATTCAAACTAGTAATTCCAAAAACCCCTATGTCACAATTACCGACGCAGTTTAAAACTGatatattccaatttaAGTGGACACTCTCTTTAAAATTTGTCCTAGTAGATGGTAAAGAAAACGTTATTCAACAGAAATTTTATGAAGATAAAAAGGGAGCATTATTCCATTCTAATGAAACTGTGGAAGGagaattttttcaatgtcATGTTCCTATCATATTATTACCTTCATCCACCGTATTTTGGTGGGTGGTAGAACAAGATTCCAACAGTATTTAA
- the MTC5 gene encoding Mtc5p (similar to Saccharomyces cerevisiae YDR128W; ancestral locus Anc_8.288), with product MSYVGKGTFDSSTFGKSLSLKVDGGFNAISINPSGRDVVLASRRGLYIIDLDDPFSPPRWLQHITPWQVADVQWSPHPAKPYWVVSTSNQKALIWNLAKSSSDAIEHVLHGHSRAITDINFNPENPDILATCSIDTYVHAWDMRSPHKPFYSTSAWRSSASQVKWNFKDSNILASSHGNDVFIWDLRNGSTPLCQLVGHESSVNSIDFSRFKSTEIMSSSNDGTVKFWDYSVNNEDLTRTVTTDFPIWRGRYLPFGNGYCIMPQVGGNNSVYMMNLKSEEPDTKTAKLQPIYAFKGHTDRIIDFLWRSRYSEDDREFQLVTWSEDCDLRLWPISESIYQAVGFNREKEVEGKTIDYDYMTYNHEPSKPRTNQSNTYKKIKENFVTKSGLKDINNINHITWLSGVRINESDSPEDFFKERKLQNLGEEVSSVGHKFPKVLFEKISVSTGELAFTLSGPWSKSNPDSYVFLRISVKFPPNYPNKGYSPLFSIEENKDLSKEQRHDILLYLKEIGTKYTDAGLHCLEPSIRYLLGESISLDEIGLDEEQLLNFDIADHIDFDDISSIGSSDDNSELLTDTSSEYQPEVYDDTFDRGKNTFGRNLALDTTPIPNECGAIWTSAGKLLCFFPVTKKSAHKEHNILKLSKKSISKVYGRNETHKVIDSDEYDSGTSTSTRPKRYVETLTDDRGEDDDYENDKASNDGSLAISMGSFDSFADDWDDIMGNDIVDRNRIPALHGNFVRTFGSAPSASIRTDGSLKKNKNIIFSVDFSYLIPDKLELALGYQFLHFKAQDMAKYNALVAEEQGYDELSHCWQIFSDLLMNQNDDKIYNMLWDNHPMSLKWFVKQAMSYFEQENNVQMLAMLCCVLASLTISFMEKIDNTTDELQVNSNIENVLTFVDGNHSQPNWHVNRSRSSASQTGTPFSLDLLRIRSHTDYFTDGRSIASEDYFSSSEQGSERASFQVRSPGSINKVYGKGHLNQTHKLPEIQVELVSDEILDTINEPSRLFFDPEDVPKFETYIYQYSQLLYRWGLLLERAKILKLGSNLASMTGNNANILSEGYISGGIKARWIEHGTSGKVLSHNCTYCNLKITRNVLVCGNCQHVLHKTCAKEWWALGDECPSGCGCNCIELFDVR from the coding sequence ATGAGTTATGTAGGTAAAGGAACTTTTGATTCATCAACCTTCGGGaaatctttatcattaaaagtTGACGGTGGGTTCAATGCAATATCTATAAACCCATCCGGTAGAGACGTTGTTCTAGCTAGTAGAAGGGGTCTCTATATTATTGATCTGGATGATCCATTCTCTCCACCTAGATGGTTACAACATATAACACCATGGCAAGTTGCAGATGTACAATGGTCCCCACATCCAGCTAAACCGTACTGGGTTGTATCCACATCGAATCAAAAGGCATTGATATGGAATTTAgctaaatcatcatctgaTGCCATCGAACATGTCCTTCATGGTCATTCGAGAGCAATTACTgatattaatttcaatcCTGAGAATCCAGATATATTAGCAACATGTTCCATCGATACATATGTTCACGCGTGGGATATGAGAAGTCCTCATAAACCATTCTACTCTACAAGTGCTTGGAGATCAAGTGCTTCACAAGTGAAATGGAATTTTAAAGATAGTAATATATTAGCATCTTCCCATGGTAATGATGTTTTCATATGGGATCTAAGGAATGGTTCCACTCCATTATGCCAATTAGTTGGACATGAAAGTAGCGTCAACAGTATAGATTTTAGCCGATTTAAATCTACAGAAATAATGTCAAGTTCAAATGATGGTACTGTGAAATTTTGGGATTATTCGgtaaataatgaagatttaaCAAGAACTGTTACTACAGATTTTCCAATTTGGAGAGGTCGTTATTTACCATTCGGTAATGGTTACTGTATTATGCCACAAGTCGGGGGGAATAACTCTGTATACATGATGAACCTTAAAAGTGAAGAACCCGACACAAAGACTGCAAAACTACAACCTATATATGCATTCAAGGGACACACAGATAGAATAATTGATTTCCTTTGGAGGTCCAGGTACTCTGAAGATGATAGAGAATTCCAATTGGTTACTTGGTCTGAGGATTGTGATTTGCGCTTATGGCCGATATCTGAAAGTATCTACCAGGCTGTGGGTTTCAATAGAGAAAAAGAGGTAGAAGGAAAAACGATAGACTACGACTACATGACGTACAATCATGAGCCATCCAAACCAAGAACTAATCAGAGTAATacatacaaaaaaattaaggaaaatttTGTCACAAAGTCTGGTTTGAAggatatcaataatataaatcatATTACATGGCTATCTGGTGTACGAATAAATGAATCCGATTCACCCGaagattttttcaaagaaagaaaactTCAAAATTTAGGTGAAGAGGTCAGTTCAGTTGGTCATAAATTTCCTAAAGTATTATTTGAGAAGATTTCAGTTTCTACAGGTGAATTGGCATTTACACTTAGTGGACCCTGGTCAAAAAGTAATCCCGATAGCTATGTTTTCTTACGTATCAGCGTAAAATTTCCACCAAACTACCCTAATAAAGGATATTCCCCATTATTCAGCATTGAAGAGAATAAAGACTTATCTAAAGAGCAGAGACATGACATTTTGCTCTACTTAAAGGAAATAGGAACCAAATATACGGACGCTGGCCTACATTGCTTAGAACCTTCTATAAGATATTTACTCGGTGAGAGTATCAGCTTAGACGAAATAGGACTAGATGAAGAGCAGTTGCTCAATTTTGATATAGCAGATCATATCgattttgatgatatcTCCTCTATAGGGAGTTCTGACGATAACTCTGAATTACTTACAGACACCTCCTCTGAATATCAGCCTGAAGTATATGATGATACCTTCGATAGAGGTAAAAACACTTTTGGTAGGAACCTTGCTTTAGATACTACACCAATTCCAAATGAATGTGGTGCAATTTGGACTTCAGCtggtaaattattatgTTTTTTCCCAGTAACTAAGAAGAGTGCTCATAAAGAgcataatattttaaaactgtcaaaaaaaagtatttCAAAAGTGTATGGCCGAAATGAAACACATAAAGTAATCGATTCGGATGAATATGATAGCGGTACCTCTACGAGTACTAGGCCGAAGCGGTATGTAGAAACGTTGACCGATGATAGaggtgaagatgatgattatgaaaatgataaagcTTCAAATGATGGTTCTCTAGCGATATCTATGGGCAGTTTCGACAGTTTTGCTGATGATTGGGATGACATAATGGGTAATGATATCGTAGATCGTAACAGAATACCTGCATTACATGGGAATTTTGTCAGAACCTTTGGATCTGCCCCATCAGCATCCATAAGAACAGATGGttcattaaagaaaaataaaaatataatcttttcaGTTGATTTTAGTTACTTAATACCTGATAAACTTGAATTAGCTTTGGGTTATCAATTCTTACATTTTAAAGCACAAGACATGGCAAAGTATAATGCCCTTGTTGCTGAAGAGCAAGGTTATGATGAATTGAGTCATTGTTGGCAGATATTTTCAGATTTATTGATGAAccaaaatgatgataaaatttataatatgTTGTGGGACAATCATCCAATGAGCCTAAAATGGTTTGTTAAACAAGCAATGTCCTATTTTGAACAAGAGAATAATGTCCAAATGTTAGCTATGCTCTGTTGCGTTTTAGCATCCTTAACGATATCTTTTatggaaaaaattgacAATACCACGGATGAATTACAAGTGAATTCAAACATCGAGAATGTTTTAACATTTGTAGATGGTAATCACTCTCAACCAAATTGGCACGTTAACCGTTCAAGAAGCTCTGCAAGTCAAACTGGAACACCATTTTCTTTAGACCTTTTACGAATACGTTCCCATACTGACTATTTTACTGATGGAAGATCTATAGCTTCTGAAGATTATTTCAGTAGCTCCGAACAAGGAAGTGAGAGAGCATCATTTCAAGTAAGATCCCCCGGCTCCATCAATAAGGTATATGGTAAAGGTCATCTTAATCAAACTCATAAACTACCAGAGATACAGGTTGAATTAGTGAGCGATGAAATACTCGACACGATTAATGAACCTAGTCGATTGTTTTTCGATCCTGAGGATGTTCCGAAGTTTGAAACGTATATTTATCAGTATTctcaattattatatagATGGGGGTTGCTCTTGGAGAGGGccaaaattttaaaattggGTTCGAATTTGGCTTCAATGACAGGTAATAATGCAAATATATTATCTGAAGGATATATATCTGGAGGAATAAAGGCACGATGGATTGAACATGGTACATCAGGAAAGGTGCTTTCACATAATTGTACTTATTGTAATTTGAAGATTACTAGAAATGTTTTGGTTTGTGGTAATTGTCAACATGTTTTACATAAGACCTGCGCTAAGGAATGGTGGGCTCTTGGCGATGAATGCCCTTCTGGCTGTGGTTGTAATtgtattgaattatttgatgtTCGTTAG